The DNA segment AGGTAAAGTTTTTGATTTATAGAATACACCTGCTGATGGTTTAATTTGTAAAAATATTGCATTCATTCCCCAACTTTTAACATTAGATACTATTTCATCTATTTCTTGTTTTT comes from the Oceanivirga salmonicida genome and includes:
- a CDS encoding family 10 glycosylhydrolase — encoded protein: QGKVFDRSHRKINKDLKGVWVATVVNLDFPKTRGANLQKQEIDEIVSNVKSWGMNAIFLQIKPSAGVFYKSKTLP